One Streptomyces sp. RPA4-2 genomic window carries:
- a CDS encoding GNAT family N-acetyltransferase, translating into MTTEAVSAEDVRALRRFNRYFTRRIGVLDDRYLGQDRPLGEARLLFEIGSGVSLRELRNRLGLDAGYLSRMVRALEAQGLVRVSVPAEDSRLRVAELTPAGRAEVEEQNRRADALAEGLLGGLDERRRDELTAAIGAAERLLRLAAITVESVDGASRDARDCLAAYAADIDERFPEGFDPAALVRPDEVSGDSGAFLVAYEEGRPVGCGALRLLGSGVGEIRHVWVRPGARRLGLARRILHGLEQEAAGRGCAVVRLDTHEVLTEAQSMYRACGYEEIPRYDDNVYAAHWFEKRL; encoded by the coding sequence ATGACGACGGAGGCAGTGTCGGCGGAGGACGTCCGGGCGCTTCGGCGCTTCAACCGGTACTTCACCCGCCGCATCGGAGTCCTGGACGACCGCTACCTCGGACAGGACCGGCCGCTCGGCGAGGCACGGCTGCTGTTCGAGATCGGGAGCGGGGTGTCCCTGCGCGAGCTGCGGAACAGGCTCGGCCTGGACGCCGGATATCTGAGCCGGATGGTCCGGGCGCTGGAGGCGCAGGGGCTGGTTCGGGTGAGCGTGCCGGCCGAGGACAGCCGGCTACGGGTCGCGGAGCTCACGCCGGCCGGCCGCGCCGAGGTCGAGGAGCAGAACCGGCGGGCCGACGCGCTCGCCGAAGGACTGCTCGGCGGACTCGACGAGCGGCGGCGCGACGAACTCACCGCCGCCATCGGCGCCGCCGAGCGGCTGCTGCGGCTGGCGGCCATCACCGTCGAGTCCGTCGACGGCGCCTCCCGCGACGCGCGCGACTGCCTCGCCGCGTACGCCGCCGACATCGACGAGCGGTTCCCGGAAGGGTTCGACCCCGCCGCCCTCGTACGGCCCGACGAGGTGTCCGGGGACTCGGGTGCTTTCCTCGTCGCGTACGAGGAAGGGCGTCCCGTGGGGTGCGGGGCGCTGCGGCTCCTGGGGTCCGGGGTCGGCGAGATCCGCCATGTATGGGTGCGTCCAGGCGCCCGGCGGCTCGGTCTGGCGCGACGGATCCTCCACGGGCTGGAGCAGGAGGCCGCCGGACGCGGTTGCGCGGTCGTACGGCTCGACACGCACGAGGTGCTCACCGAGGCGCAGTCGATGTACCGGGCCTGCGGATACGAGGAGATCCCCCGGTACGACGACAACGTCTACGCCGCTCACTGGTTCGAGAAGCGACTCTGA